In a single window of the Micrococcaceae bacterium Sec5.7 genome:
- a CDS encoding FAD-dependent oxidoreductase produces MQTLAIVGASLAGISAARAARAQGFRGRLLIIGDEPHRPYDRPPLSKEFLAGRISVSDLSLETQDAGSGDDPLQAEWLLGTRAHSFDAASRIVTLGDGRTVAADGVVIATGASARTLPELAGLSNVFTLRTLLDAQDLAPELVPGGRLLVVGGGFIGAEVASTAKALGMDVTIICTGPIPLSGPLGAEMGAVLARLHSMNGVELICDTGIDSYYSGEGNVTGIRLSDGRYRSADVVLVGIGAVPNVGWLAGSGLEIGDGVLCDSMGRTSVPGVVAVGDCAAWLDHRAGKHHRVEHWSGAQERPALAIAALLDPGAAPLPLNVPYFWSDQYGIKLQFAGHAREAERVAIEAGDPAQNSFLAVYYRGVEAVGVLGVNQPRLFTRWRRQLNARPASLQPVLAAL; encoded by the coding sequence ATGCAGACATTGGCGATTGTGGGGGCATCACTGGCCGGGATTTCCGCCGCGCGGGCGGCACGTGCCCAGGGCTTCCGCGGCCGGCTGCTCATCATCGGTGACGAGCCGCACCGTCCCTATGACCGCCCGCCGCTGTCCAAGGAATTCCTGGCGGGGAGGATCAGCGTCAGCGACCTCTCCCTCGAAACGCAGGACGCCGGATCAGGCGACGACCCGCTGCAGGCCGAATGGCTGCTCGGCACCCGTGCGCACAGCTTCGACGCCGCCTCCCGGATCGTCACACTCGGTGACGGAAGAACCGTGGCGGCGGACGGCGTCGTGATCGCCACCGGCGCCTCTGCCCGGACCCTGCCGGAGCTGGCTGGCCTGTCCAATGTCTTCACGCTGCGAACGCTCCTGGACGCACAGGACCTTGCCCCCGAGCTGGTGCCGGGTGGCCGCCTGCTGGTTGTGGGAGGTGGGTTCATCGGCGCCGAGGTCGCGTCCACAGCAAAGGCGTTGGGGATGGATGTCACCATCATCTGTACCGGACCGATTCCCTTGAGCGGCCCCCTCGGTGCTGAGATGGGCGCCGTCCTGGCAAGGCTTCATTCCATGAACGGCGTGGAGCTGATTTGTGACACAGGCATCGACTCGTATTACAGCGGGGAAGGCAACGTTACCGGGATCCGGCTGAGCGATGGCCGGTACCGCTCCGCCGACGTCGTGCTGGTGGGCATCGGGGCCGTACCCAACGTCGGATGGCTGGCCGGTTCCGGCCTGGAAATCGGCGACGGCGTCCTGTGTGACTCCATGGGCCGGACCAGCGTTCCAGGGGTTGTCGCCGTTGGTGACTGCGCCGCATGGCTGGACCACCGGGCCGGAAAGCACCACCGCGTTGAACATTGGAGCGGTGCCCAGGAACGCCCCGCCCTGGCGATCGCCGCTCTGCTGGACCCTGGCGCGGCGCCGCTGCCACTGAATGTGCCGTATTTCTGGTCCGATCAATACGGCATCAAGCTGCAGTTCGCTGGCCATGCACGCGAGGCCGAGCGCGTGGCCATCGAGGCCGGCGACCCCGCGCAGAACAGTTTTCTGGCTGTCTACTACCGGGGTGTGGAGGCCGTCGGTGTACTCGGGGTGAACCAGCCCCGGCTGTTCACCCGCTGGCGTAGGCAACTCAACGCCCGGCCGGCCAGTCTGCAGCCTGTCCTGGCTGCCTTGTA
- a CDS encoding bifunctional 3-phenylpropionate/cinnamic acid dioxygenase ferredoxin subunit, whose protein sequence is MHNACPLSALAPGDALRLDTSPPIAVFHTEDGELFALDDTCTHQDASLADGWVEGCEVECPLHASKFNLRTGAVDAPPAKLPVRVHQVVVVDGNIMVKESEDAPNLPPGLTVNGHV, encoded by the coding sequence ATGCACAACGCTTGTCCGCTCAGCGCATTGGCTCCCGGGGACGCCCTTCGACTGGATACATCCCCGCCGATTGCCGTATTCCACACCGAAGACGGCGAACTCTTTGCCCTCGACGACACCTGCACCCACCAGGACGCTTCTTTGGCGGATGGCTGGGTTGAAGGATGCGAGGTGGAATGCCCCTTGCACGCATCGAAGTTCAATCTGCGCACCGGCGCAGTTGACGCACCGCCGGCAAAGCTTCCGGTCCGCGTCCACCAAGTAGTTGTTGTGGACGGCAACATCATGGTCAAAGAGTCCGAAGATGCACCCAATCTGCCTCCCGGCCTGACCGTCAATGGCCATGTCTAG
- the purU gene encoding formyltetrahydrofolate deformylase, translating to MDTTGRTASPFVLTVACPERPGIVHAVSSFLAGRGFDISEHQQFDDHVSGTLFLRTAFTGARGVSADSATALNGPVASSTADSLAADFAGVAREFGMSFRFHDDRPQRVLVMVSKFGHCLNDLIFRWRAGSLGADIVAVVSNHEDLRPMAEAAGLPFIHVPVTAQGKPDAERRMLELVDEYQADLVVLARYMQVLSDELCGALRARAINIHHSFLPGFKGAKPYHQAYERGVKLVGATAHYVTAELDEGPIIEQEVFRVDHGVDPESLVTAGRDAEAIALSRAVKWHCQHRVLLNNSRTVVFR from the coding sequence GTGGACACAACCGGACGGACCGCATCACCGTTTGTCCTGACCGTGGCCTGCCCCGAACGCCCTGGGATTGTCCACGCCGTGTCCAGCTTTCTGGCCGGGCGCGGTTTTGATATTTCAGAGCACCAGCAGTTCGATGACCACGTCAGCGGCACGCTTTTCCTGCGTACCGCCTTCACGGGTGCCCGTGGCGTCAGCGCAGACTCCGCCACAGCTCTGAACGGCCCCGTGGCATCCAGCACGGCGGATTCCCTCGCTGCGGACTTCGCCGGAGTGGCGCGTGAGTTCGGGATGTCGTTCCGCTTCCATGACGATCGCCCGCAGCGTGTGTTGGTGATGGTTTCCAAGTTCGGGCACTGTCTCAACGATCTGATCTTCCGCTGGCGCGCCGGCAGCCTGGGCGCGGACATCGTCGCCGTCGTCTCCAACCATGAGGACCTGCGGCCCATGGCGGAAGCCGCCGGTCTGCCGTTCATCCATGTGCCCGTCACGGCGCAGGGCAAACCGGACGCCGAGCGCCGGATGCTGGAACTCGTCGACGAATACCAGGCGGACCTGGTGGTCCTGGCACGCTACATGCAGGTGCTTTCGGACGAACTGTGTGGCGCCCTGCGCGCGCGTGCCATCAACATCCACCACTCATTCCTGCCGGGGTTCAAAGGCGCCAAACCCTACCACCAGGCGTACGAGCGCGGCGTCAAGCTCGTGGGTGCCACCGCGCATTACGTCACGGCGGAGCTCGACGAAGGTCCCATCATCGAGCAGGAGGTGTTCCGCGTGGACCACGGAGTGGATCCCGAGTCACTGGTCACGGCGGGCCGCGACGCCGAGGCCATTGCACTCTCCCGCGCCGTGAAGTGGCATTGCCAGCACCGGGTCCTGCTCAACAACTCGCGCACCGTCGTCTTCCGCTAG
- a CDS encoding FAD-dependent oxidoreductase, which translates to MTTTPRVVIIGAGIVGANLADELSTRGWTNITVVEQGPLDLAGGSTSHAPGLVFQTNPSKTMTEFAAYTVDKLLALSEDGVSCFNQVGGLELATTEERLQDLKRKLGYATSWGIEGRLIDPDECSKHYPLLNQDMVLGGLYVPSDGLASAARAVRLLMRKATAAGVTFRGSTPVTGIEQSGGRVTGVQTPDGVIPADIVVSCAGFWGPKIGAMVGMAVPLLPLAHQYVKTAAVPELLGKNDLANPLDPANGARMPILRHQDKDLYFREHGDRIGIGSYAHRPMPVDLRELPEVAAAQMSEHRMPSRLDFTEADFLPCWEDSKELLPALNGARIADGFNGIFSFTPDGGPLVGQSPDVEGFYVAEAVWVTHSAGVARAVAELLIEGQSRIPLHECEVSRFEAVQTAESYVSETSQQNFVEIYDVLHPLQPRRSPRDLRVSPFNGRQKELGAFFLEAGGWERPHWFEANRPLLAGLPAEWRAPEREPWAAMFHSPVSAAEAWKTRTAVALYDMTALKRLEVSGPGALALLQRLSAGQIDKKPGAVTYCLLLNDDGGVRSDITIARLDETTFQVGANGNIDFDYFTTEARRQTAADVSQWVQIRDITGSTCCIGLWGPLAREVIAKVSSDDFSNDGLRYFRTKPVHIGGIPVTAMRLSYVGELGWELYTTAENGLKLWDILFAAGQEQGIIAAGRGAFNSLRLEKGYRLWGTDVTPEHEPYQAGLGFSIGKNKESFVGSEALAVRREQPAARQLRCLTVDDGTSVVLGKEPVYFNGEPAGYVTSAAYGYTVRRPIAYAWLPADAAVGDAVEIEYFGTRIAATVAAEPLVDPGMERLRG; encoded by the coding sequence ATGACCACAACTCCCCGTGTCGTTATCATCGGCGCCGGCATCGTCGGCGCAAATCTGGCCGATGAACTGTCCACCCGCGGCTGGACCAACATCACCGTCGTCGAACAGGGGCCGCTGGATCTGGCCGGAGGCTCGACGTCCCACGCGCCCGGACTGGTGTTCCAGACGAATCCGTCCAAGACCATGACCGAGTTCGCCGCCTACACCGTGGACAAGCTCCTCGCTCTGAGCGAGGACGGGGTCTCCTGTTTCAACCAGGTGGGCGGCCTGGAGCTGGCCACCACGGAGGAACGCCTGCAGGATCTCAAGCGCAAGCTGGGGTATGCCACCTCATGGGGCATCGAGGGGCGGCTGATCGATCCGGACGAATGCTCAAAGCACTACCCGCTGCTGAACCAGGACATGGTGCTTGGCGGCCTCTACGTTCCGTCCGACGGCCTGGCCTCCGCGGCCCGTGCAGTCCGGCTGCTGATGCGCAAGGCCACGGCCGCCGGGGTGACGTTCAGGGGCTCGACGCCGGTGACCGGCATCGAGCAATCCGGCGGACGGGTCACCGGCGTCCAGACGCCCGACGGCGTGATCCCGGCGGACATCGTGGTCTCCTGCGCCGGTTTCTGGGGTCCGAAGATCGGCGCCATGGTGGGCATGGCCGTGCCGCTGCTGCCGCTGGCACACCAGTATGTGAAGACGGCCGCCGTGCCTGAACTGCTCGGCAAGAATGACCTGGCAAACCCTCTCGATCCGGCGAACGGTGCCCGGATGCCGATCCTGCGGCATCAGGACAAGGACCTCTACTTCCGTGAGCACGGGGACCGGATCGGCATCGGATCCTATGCCCACCGCCCCATGCCGGTGGATCTCCGCGAGCTCCCGGAGGTCGCGGCCGCGCAGATGTCCGAACACCGGATGCCATCCCGGCTGGACTTCACCGAGGCGGATTTCCTGCCCTGCTGGGAGGACAGCAAGGAACTGCTGCCGGCCCTGAACGGCGCACGGATTGCGGACGGCTTCAACGGCATCTTCTCCTTCACCCCCGACGGCGGCCCGCTGGTGGGCCAGTCTCCCGACGTTGAGGGTTTCTACGTGGCCGAAGCTGTCTGGGTTACCCATTCGGCCGGCGTCGCCCGGGCAGTGGCCGAGCTGCTGATCGAGGGCCAGTCCCGCATTCCGCTGCACGAATGCGAAGTCTCCCGCTTCGAGGCAGTGCAGACGGCCGAAAGCTATGTCAGCGAAACCTCGCAGCAGAACTTCGTGGAAATCTATGATGTGCTGCACCCGTTGCAGCCGCGCCGGTCCCCGCGCGATCTGCGCGTCAGCCCCTTCAACGGCAGGCAGAAGGAACTGGGCGCCTTCTTCCTGGAAGCCGGCGGCTGGGAGCGCCCGCACTGGTTTGAGGCCAACCGACCCCTGCTGGCCGGGCTGCCCGCTGAGTGGAGGGCGCCGGAACGCGAGCCGTGGGCCGCCATGTTCCACTCCCCCGTTTCCGCCGCCGAGGCGTGGAAGACCCGCACCGCCGTCGCGCTTTATGACATGACCGCGCTGAAGCGGCTGGAGGTTTCCGGACCGGGAGCGCTGGCGCTCCTGCAGCGTCTGAGCGCCGGCCAGATCGACAAGAAGCCCGGCGCCGTCACGTACTGCCTGCTCCTCAACGACGACGGCGGAGTCCGCAGCGACATCACCATCGCACGGCTGGATGAGACCACATTCCAGGTCGGAGCCAACGGCAACATCGACTTCGACTACTTCACCACCGAGGCACGGAGACAGACCGCCGCAGACGTCAGCCAGTGGGTCCAGATCCGGGACATCACCGGTTCCACCTGCTGCATCGGGCTCTGGGGGCCGCTGGCCCGCGAGGTCATCGCCAAGGTCAGCTCCGATGATTTCAGCAATGACGGGCTGCGCTATTTCCGTACCAAACCGGTTCACATTGGCGGCATTCCCGTGACGGCCATGCGGCTGTCCTATGTCGGCGAACTGGGCTGGGAACTGTACACCACCGCTGAAAACGGGCTGAAGCTCTGGGACATTCTCTTTGCGGCCGGGCAGGAACAGGGCATCATCGCGGCCGGCCGCGGAGCCTTCAACAGCCTGCGCCTGGAAAAGGGCTACCGGCTGTGGGGCACCGACGTTACGCCCGAACATGAGCCGTACCAGGCAGGCCTGGGCTTCTCGATCGGCAAGAACAAGGAGTCGTTTGTGGGCTCCGAGGCTCTCGCCGTGCGACGCGAGCAGCCAGCGGCCCGGCAGCTGCGCTGCCTGACCGTCGACGACGGCACTTCTGTGGTGCTGGGCAAGGAACCCGTGTACTTCAACGGGGAACCTGCCGGGTACGTCACGAGCGCCGCGTACGGCTACACCGTCCGCCGCCCGATCGCCTACGCGTGGCTGCCCGCCGACGCCGCGGTGGGCGACGCCGTCGAAATCGAGTATTTCGGAACCCGCATCGCCGCCACCGTGGCCGCGGAACCCCTGGTGGATCCGGGGATGGAACGCCTCCGCGGCTGA
- the betA gene encoding choline dehydrogenase: MTNESYDYVIVGGGSAGSVLADRLSADGTHTVLVLEAGRSDYPWDLFIQMPAALTFPSGNRFYDWQYRSDPEPHMKGRRIAHARGKVLGGSSSINGMIFQRGNPLDYERWGADAGMATWDFAHCLPYFNRMENALAADPADELRGHDGPLVLERGPARNPLFQAFFRAATEAGYTRTDDVNGYRQEGFGPFDRNVHKGQRLSASRAYLRPHRDRSNLTVRTRAHVTRINFNGTVATGVSYRRNGRLRTVDAKEVVLCGGAINTPQLLQLSGVGNPAHLKSLGIQPVVDLPGVGENLQDHLEVYVQHACTQPVSMQPNLSLWRYPLIGLQWLLGRTGPAATNHFEGGGFVRSNEDVEYPNLMFHFLPVAVRYDGQKAAAKHGYQVHIGPMYSDARGSIKITSTDPAVHPSMLFNYLSTDQDKREWVEAIRITRDILEQSAMAPFNGGELSPGRAVQTDAEILEWVARDAETALHPSCTAKMGPASDPMAVVDPLTMKVHGTSGLRVADASAMPYVTNGNIYAPVMMLAEKAADLILGQDPLAPVAADFYRHGTSQLAGAMHQETVMHQETPQAQSTAPRNRRES, encoded by the coding sequence ATGACGAACGAAAGCTACGACTACGTGATTGTAGGCGGGGGCAGCGCCGGATCGGTCCTGGCCGACCGCCTGAGTGCCGACGGCACCCACACGGTGCTGGTCCTTGAAGCGGGCCGCAGCGACTATCCCTGGGATCTGTTCATTCAGATGCCGGCGGCCCTCACTTTCCCCAGCGGCAACAGGTTCTACGACTGGCAGTACCGCTCAGATCCGGAACCCCACATGAAGGGCCGGAGGATCGCCCATGCCCGTGGCAAGGTGCTTGGCGGGTCCAGCTCCATCAACGGAATGATCTTCCAGCGGGGCAACCCCCTGGATTATGAGCGCTGGGGAGCGGACGCAGGCATGGCAACGTGGGACTTCGCCCATTGCCTCCCGTATTTCAACCGCATGGAAAACGCCCTGGCCGCCGATCCTGCCGATGAGCTGCGCGGACATGACGGCCCGTTGGTGCTGGAGCGGGGCCCGGCCCGCAATCCCCTGTTCCAGGCGTTTTTCCGGGCAGCCACAGAGGCCGGCTACACCCGGACCGACGACGTCAACGGATACCGGCAGGAGGGCTTTGGCCCCTTCGACCGCAATGTCCACAAGGGGCAGCGCCTCTCGGCGTCACGCGCCTACCTCAGGCCGCACCGTGACCGCAGCAACCTCACGGTCCGCACCCGCGCGCATGTCACTCGAATCAACTTCAACGGCACCGTGGCCACCGGGGTCAGCTACCGCAGGAACGGCCGGCTCCGCACCGTGGACGCCAAAGAGGTGGTTCTCTGCGGCGGCGCCATCAACACCCCACAGCTCCTGCAGCTGTCAGGCGTGGGCAACCCGGCGCACCTGAAGTCCCTGGGCATCCAGCCTGTTGTTGATCTGCCCGGCGTCGGTGAAAACCTGCAGGATCACTTGGAGGTCTATGTGCAGCACGCCTGCACGCAGCCGGTCTCCATGCAGCCGAACCTGAGCCTCTGGCGCTATCCCCTGATCGGGTTGCAGTGGCTGCTGGGCCGCACCGGCCCCGCTGCTACCAACCATTTTGAAGGAGGAGGGTTTGTCCGCTCCAATGAGGACGTTGAGTACCCGAATCTGATGTTCCATTTCCTTCCCGTGGCAGTCCGGTATGACGGGCAAAAGGCCGCGGCAAAGCACGGCTACCAGGTCCATATCGGTCCCATGTATTCGGATGCCAGGGGAAGCATCAAAATCACCTCGACGGATCCGGCAGTGCACCCGTCGATGCTGTTCAACTATCTGTCCACTGACCAGGACAAGCGTGAGTGGGTCGAAGCGATCCGCATTACGCGCGACATCCTGGAGCAATCCGCCATGGCCCCGTTCAACGGCGGGGAACTTTCCCCGGGCCGCGCCGTCCAGACCGACGCCGAGATTCTGGAATGGGTGGCACGGGACGCGGAAACCGCCCTTCACCCATCCTGCACAGCGAAAATGGGGCCGGCATCGGATCCGATGGCGGTGGTTGACCCGCTCACCATGAAGGTGCACGGCACCTCCGGGCTGCGGGTGGCCGACGCCTCGGCCATGCCATACGTGACCAACGGCAACATCTACGCCCCGGTCATGATGCTTGCAGAGAAGGCAGCAGACCTGATTCTCGGCCAGGACCCGCTCGCTCCTGTGGCTGCGGATTTCTATCGGCACGGCACAAGCCAGCTGGCCGGGGCCATGCATCAGGAAACCGTCATGCATCAGGAAACGCCGCAGGCGCAATCAACAGCACCACGGAACCGGAGAGAATCATGA
- a CDS encoding aldehyde dehydrogenase family protein: MNSVQLAESQVGLVRGAYLDGGWAQSAGGNIRVITCPADGTHVADIAECIAADAEAAVDSARRAFDDGGWPASSEKERGRILLRTADLLERDKAVYAKAEALDTGKRYVEAEYDIDDVVACFRYYGGIAGTDAGRVIDTGVPGAISRIIHVPVGVCGLITPWNYPLLQASWKVAPALLAGNTFVLKPSELTPSTSILLMDTLREAGVPAGVANLVTGSGPEVGAVLSSDPRVDLVSFTGGLATGKRIMATAASTVKRVALELGGKNPNIVFADSDREAAIDNALTAVFLHSGQVCSAGTRLIVEESIHDEFVTELARRAQKIRLGGPFDDRAQTGPLISSAHRSKVHAYVQAGIAEGARLLCGGFIPDAAPLAQGSYYPPTILDGCHSAMSVVQEESFGPVLTVETFTTEQEAIRLANDTIYGLAGAVWTGDASRAQRVAQALRHGTVWINDYHPYVPQAEWGGFGQSGNGRELGIQGLAEYRETKHIWQNINPGPSHWFEPSAAGEQP, encoded by the coding sequence ATGAACAGCGTGCAACTTGCCGAAAGCCAGGTCGGGCTGGTCCGCGGCGCCTATCTGGACGGCGGGTGGGCGCAGTCGGCGGGCGGAAATATCCGGGTCATCACGTGCCCGGCGGACGGGACACATGTAGCTGACATTGCCGAATGCATCGCAGCCGATGCCGAAGCGGCGGTCGACAGCGCACGCCGGGCGTTCGATGACGGCGGCTGGCCGGCAAGCAGCGAAAAGGAGCGGGGACGGATCCTGCTGCGCACTGCCGACCTGCTGGAACGCGACAAAGCGGTCTATGCGAAGGCTGAGGCCCTGGATACCGGGAAGCGGTACGTCGAAGCGGAATACGACATCGACGACGTCGTAGCCTGCTTCCGGTACTACGGCGGCATTGCCGGCACGGATGCCGGACGGGTCATCGACACGGGGGTCCCCGGGGCAATCAGCCGGATCATTCACGTCCCGGTCGGAGTCTGCGGCCTGATCACACCATGGAACTACCCGCTCCTTCAGGCCTCATGGAAGGTTGCGCCGGCCCTGCTGGCGGGGAACACCTTTGTCCTCAAGCCCAGTGAGCTGACGCCGTCGACTTCCATCCTGCTGATGGACACGCTGCGCGAGGCAGGGGTTCCGGCCGGCGTCGCCAATCTTGTGACCGGTTCCGGCCCGGAAGTCGGTGCCGTCCTGAGCTCTGACCCACGGGTGGATCTGGTGTCCTTCACCGGCGGGCTGGCAACGGGCAAACGCATCATGGCAACCGCTGCCTCCACAGTGAAACGCGTTGCGCTCGAGCTCGGAGGCAAGAACCCGAACATTGTGTTTGCCGACTCCGACCGGGAAGCCGCCATTGACAACGCCCTGACAGCGGTCTTCCTGCATTCCGGCCAGGTCTGCTCCGCTGGTACGCGGCTCATCGTCGAAGAGTCGATCCACGATGAGTTTGTCACGGAGCTCGCCCGGCGCGCACAGAAAATCCGCCTCGGCGGCCCGTTTGATGACCGGGCGCAGACAGGTCCCCTGATCTCGTCCGCCCACCGCAGCAAGGTGCACGCTTACGTTCAGGCCGGTATCGCCGAAGGAGCACGGCTGCTGTGCGGCGGGTTCATTCCGGACGCTGCGCCTCTGGCCCAGGGCAGCTACTACCCTCCCACCATCCTCGACGGCTGCCACAGCGCGATGAGCGTGGTGCAGGAAGAGTCCTTCGGACCGGTACTGACCGTGGAGACTTTCACTACCGAACAGGAGGCCATACGGCTGGCCAATGACACGATTTATGGCCTGGCGGGGGCTGTGTGGACAGGCGACGCGTCGCGTGCCCAGCGGGTGGCGCAGGCACTGCGCCACGGAACTGTCTGGATTAACGACTACCACCCCTATGTTCCGCAGGCGGAATGGGGCGGCTTCGGCCAGTCCGGCAACGGCCGGGAACTGGGCATACAGGGCCTTGCGGAATACCGCGAGACCAAACATATCTGGCAGAACATCAACCCCGGGCCCAGCCACTGGTTCGAGCCTTCAGCGGCAGGAGAGCAGCCATGA
- a CDS encoding glycine betaine/L-proline ABC transporter ATP-binding protein, producing MNKPEISVRNLWKVFGPGGEKIPNDPELCGLNSAELLERTGCVAAVRNMNFDVAKGEVFVVMGLSGSGKSTLVRCLTRLIEPTSGQVLVDGKDVLQAGTAELRELRRRKMSMVFQHFGLLPHRTVLDNVSYGLQIRGAAKNERYARSREIIDLVGLTGYERHFPDQLSGGMQQRVGLGRALAGDPDTILFDEPFSALDPLIRRDMQAEVIRLHKEMGKTMVFVTHDLSEALKLGDRILIMRNGETVQCGTGDDLVGSPADDYIADFVSEVPRADVLTLKWITGPVAPAAPADAPVLSSTMIIRDAIPTVMHSSCAVMVADDAGRILGQIDRDSILSVLRSREVAA from the coding sequence ATGAACAAGCCCGAAATATCAGTGCGGAATCTCTGGAAGGTCTTTGGGCCCGGCGGTGAAAAGATACCGAATGATCCCGAGCTCTGCGGGTTGAACTCGGCCGAGCTGCTGGAACGTACCGGCTGCGTGGCCGCGGTCAGGAATATGAATTTCGACGTCGCCAAGGGCGAAGTGTTCGTCGTCATGGGACTGTCCGGTTCCGGGAAGTCGACTCTGGTCCGGTGTCTGACCCGTCTGATTGAACCGACGTCGGGTCAGGTCCTGGTGGATGGCAAGGACGTCCTGCAGGCAGGCACCGCCGAACTGCGCGAGCTGCGCCGGCGCAAGATGTCCATGGTGTTTCAGCATTTCGGCCTCCTCCCGCACCGCACCGTTCTGGACAACGTTTCCTACGGCCTGCAGATCCGGGGAGCGGCCAAGAACGAGCGATACGCAAGATCACGCGAAATCATCGACCTGGTGGGGCTCACGGGTTACGAACGGCATTTCCCCGACCAGCTTTCGGGCGGTATGCAGCAGCGCGTCGGCCTGGGCCGGGCCCTCGCCGGAGACCCGGACACCATCCTGTTTGACGAACCGTTCTCCGCCTTGGATCCGTTGATCCGCCGCGATATGCAGGCAGAAGTCATCCGGCTGCACAAAGAGATGGGGAAGACCATGGTCTTTGTCACCCACGACCTGTCCGAGGCGCTCAAACTGGGCGACCGCATCCTGATCATGCGCAACGGCGAGACGGTCCAATGTGGCACGGGCGACGACCTGGTCGGATCACCGGCAGACGACTACATTGCGGATTTCGTATCCGAAGTCCCGCGCGCCGACGTCCTGACACTGAAATGGATTACCGGACCGGTGGCGCCAGCAGCCCCCGCAGATGCTCCCGTCCTTTCTTCCACGATGATCATCCGCGACGCCATTCCGACAGTGATGCATTCCTCGTGTGCGGTGATGGTAGCGGACGACGCCGGAAGGATCCTGGGCCAGATCGACCGCGACAGCATCCTGTCAGTCCTCCGCAGCCGGGAAGTTGCGGCCTGA